TTGCGTTGGTTTGTGTAATGGAGTTTATACTTGTTCATTTCCCCCAGTTATAGCATATAGCCACAGTGAGAAAAAATTGTTACATTCTAGATGTCACAATGACATCAAATGattgtaacatttttcttagcTAGTACCTAAAACTTGTTCCATTCCGTAGTTGGTGGAGCTTATTGGGAATGGTTTCAAGCCTCTTGATCAGAAGAAGTCCCTACCTAGATGAAAACTCAGTTCTATCTTCTtgctcttgcttctgctttttccacagATTTCCACTACTGGCAGTGGTGACAGAGGCTAGAATGTTTTGTTTACCATGTAAGTCCAGTTTCACTAGTTCATTTTGCACAATTCACTAAATAACACtcatgtaacaaaaaaaaaaaaaaaaaaaaaagagaaaaaaaagttttaaagtattttgggGTAGACCATAAATTTCAAGCTAGAGAAGGAAGGCTGCACGTGTTTTCTTGCACATTTCTTCATGCACTGTAAATTTCTTGATCAGAACCTCTTCCTGGTCTGTAAGGTTCTGCAACACTTGGGGTCAGGACTACTGTctgaaaaatagagaaatacTGAATTGGCTTTGAGGTGATTTTCCACTGACAAGGATGCTGCCTGTAACTttcaggaaggaggaagaagcaaacaaaattgcaagcagtaagatgaaaaaaatgctgtaagaggatgaaggaaagacagagaaacaatgggcaaagaggaaagaaattaattaagaCTAATGTATGGGAAGAGTGAAACAGCCGTAGGTGATCGATTGTCTTGAAGGTCTGTTACAGATTTTCACTAGATTGATaaggatatttttgttttctgaaggtttttaGAATCTGTTCTTTCCTAAGCAAGGGCTTCGTAGTTTATCAAAGTAGAAAAAGTCTGGACTAATCTTACTTCCTGTGTGTTTAAAGACAGAATCAAAGTCACCACTTTGGGTGTCAGTACCTGTCAGTGGGGCAAATTCTCCTCTCAGTTCCACTGATGCAATCTTACTTGGCTTGGAATCCTTCTCTTTGCTCCCGCTTTGCTTCTGCGTTTATGCGTGCCTCTGtgtctttgtttctgtgcttgtttGTATGTTCAACCCAAGAGTCCAGAACAAGCATTTTAGGAGTAAGAATAAGGAATGTGGAAAGTTCTGACTGTGTAACATTTGTAATGGACAGAAAACGTAAAAGATGTTCAGCATCAAAACTTTCAGTAAAGGTCCCTGTAGTTTAGGccctctccctcctcaccctTCATTATTCCTCTGTGGCAAAGCTACTGTTTCTTCTCACCAAGATCAGATGAAGGTAGTTGTGTaaaaaagtttttctctttattttctcatatttaTAAGGGATGTTTAATTGCTCATGATGAACCAAGcaatcattttttaatgaaaatcaatACAAGATTTCTCCACCCTTTGAGTGTCCTCAGCATTCTCTTAGCCAATGCCTGCTtccaagtaaaaaaacccaaagcaacagaaaatgaaaccaagCCCTTTTAAGGTGTTCATGGCATTGAAAATGCCCAACACTGTTAATACAGAGATaggcaaaagcatttttcacaaTAGGTCTGTTTGCTGTTTGACAAGTGGTTATTGAAGCACTTAAAAATTTCATTGCATATCTGAAACAGCAGTAGTGGTATCATAAAATTAAGattgttttatgttttgaacAGCACTTTATAATACTGTTACTTCAGCTATGACACTTTGTGTATTCTCTGGAGGATGGGTTTTCAACTGATCTTTTAACATAGTGGTGTTGATCTTGGTGCATTCTGCAAACATATTGCATGTCCAGAACTTTATGTACAGACTATCTGTATTGCAACAGAGCGAGCTTTTCACATAAATTGACAACTGGAAACAGTAGATTTTGATTGCCATTTCTTTATTAGCTGCAGAGTGCTTAAAGGAGTGAAATCTAGAGGTTTAAAATACAAGACAGTTAGGAAATGCACATTTCTTATCTCCCACAATCAAATCCAGTTTCTggaaattttctgaagtttagTAGTCCCCTACACCTGTAAAgtcagcatctctgctgcagagaagcagtTTTTCAGGTGTCTGGAGCTGTACCTAGCATCTTTACAACTTTCAGGTTTATTTGCAGAAGTCCAGATACAGAGGAGTGCAGTATATACTTAGCATACAGTGAGGACACGAACAGCTAGATTAGATTCTTGGTCAGAAATACTCATCCATGCAGAGCTAAGTCTGGATGTGCAGCACAAGAATGTCGGAAGCCTGAGTCACAAATACCTGTTGAATGACTCCATGGCTGACAGTATAAGCTACAAATGCTGTTGTAGCAGAGCACTCTGTTCTGGCCCTGTTAAAATCACATCTGTCCTGAAAACAGACTTAAGTATTTTCATCTGTAAGAATGTCAGGCTCTAAAATTCAGCATGGGAATACCTCTTTTACCAGTATAatgaagctgttttaaaaagcGTATTTCAAAACTAGTTACTGTTACAAATACAAAGTAGGAAATCACTTGGTCAAAACTCCAATCTGTTAGGCTCCGCGTATGGTTTTCCTTATCCAGTGAAGGTACTGGTTTGTGAGCCGAGTGTAGACACCAGGGCCATCAACACTACCACACTTGCCTTTCTTCCCAAAAGAAGTGATGCCTCTCATCACATTGTCGCATCTTAAAGGTCCGCCAGAATCCCCCtggaaaaagggggaaaaaaattgttattcaAGTttacaaaagctaaaaaatgCTTCTTCTAAGTAAAATTTGCACCAGTAAcatggaggaaataaaaatgtagataGCATTattgtgggtttcttttttttcctccttggaaGTTAagtttttcattagaaaaaaaaaaaagacgactTAAATCTGACTTTTGCAGTGTGAGTAATGGGGAATGAGTCTAGCTCAGTGCTAACGAATAGTTAGTCTTTttgaatatgaaaagaaaaagctgagaaCTTTCctcttgaaaagcagaaagtctCTAGAAATCAGTActttttttgtaactttgttAATTCAATATTTAAATCTTCTAAGGTGTGGTAGTTCTTACATAGTTGTGCATTTTACTTGGGGCCCAGTCAACATGATTTTTATCAGCAAAACCTGTTTCAAAGCCCTCTGACATCAGAGAAGTTGTTCCATTGAAGTGAGCTGCTTGAGAATGGGCTTATAAGCAGTTATGTGGAggtttttctattaaaatggCTATCTGATATGCCTGGATAAAACCACCATATCCAAAGTCTGTGAAGGTGAATTTATCAATCAGAAGTTTTGATTTTAGGATTTATAAGAACAAGCTTtggaaatttcatttatttttaataaaactctTCATTGAACTGAAGAGATGCAGAAATTACAAATGTGTAAAAGCTagtactttgtttttttttttaatataatctaTGTGGATACAGACAGTAAATATACTTACAAAACATGAGTCCTTTCCTCCATTCTTAGATCCTGCACATATCATGTTGTCTGTTATAACAGGGTTGTTTTTATAATGATTGTTGTCGTTGCAGATTTGCCTGTTGATGACAGTGATGTTGACTTCCCTCAGGGTATTAGAAAACTTTTTCTGATGATTGTGAGTTTGTCCCCATCCTGCAACTGTGCAAGTTGTTCCTGGTTTGGGATCATCACCTGAGGTAGGCAGGGGAATGACTTTCACCGCTTTATTAAGTCTTGCTCTTTTCTGAAGCTGTAGAGGATATGGAAAATAGTTACTATGGGGCAGAGTCTAGCAAGGGCCCCTGGATGTTAACTGTCAGATCTTATCCATTACAGTAATGAGGGATTACTGCAATCTGTTTTTGGGTTCCTCCATTCTTGGTGACAGGATTTATGTCATCAATGTAAGAATGAACAAAATGAGTATTCCTTGTCTCCTGAAAACCCATGTagcttctgctgaaatattAGCTTTAAGAAATACCCTATTGTACTTCTCTGGCTCTCAGACATTAGTGACAAAATAACGGTAATCACTGGAGCTGCAAAACTGAGAATCAGAGAAGTCAGACATTTTTCATTAGAACTGTTTTTAGAGAGATCATTAGGGTTTTTAACCAAATCATTTCTATGTGTGAAATATGCTTCTTTCTGTGGACaatatttattctttcactgaaaagccagaaattaaaatatcttgGTCAAGCTCCAGAATTTTTCTACTTCTAGCATTGTATGCATTACAGGAATGGTTGATTGCCTTAGTTGCCAGTGCATACCCAATTCCCCAGTCTGCTCGATTAGCAGACCAGACCATACCACCCCAGAAAAACAGTCACCAGAAACTGCCTTAGCCCATCTCCCTcacaagaaggaagaaactggTACATCATAGGAGATGCATACTCTGCAAGTGATGTGTAAGTCTATACCTGCAGCAGCATAAGGTCATTTTCCTTATGACTGGAACTGTAGCATGGGTAGGGAATTTGTTTTGCAAtctgaaaaatctgtctttctttttcctttgctttcagtgaatGAGCTCCAAGAATAACTTTGCCTCCTTTCCTGAGAAGACAGACAACATGGTTAGTTGTATTCACTTGCTGTAACTCCATAATTCTTTGCTGTTAAATATGATGCTATAATGTTCAGCTGCTACAGAGTCTCTTTGCTCAtgcctgaaaagaaacagtaatttaaaaaaatataattaccCTGTTTTTACaagtagttaaaaaaattaacgCAGTGAATCAAAATCCATGCTATCctgttttcagctttccagGAGACAGGGTTTGGGTACTTGACTGTGAACATACCCCTGTTGTTTCCCTTTGGAAACTGATTGAGGGGTTGATGCATCAGCTTTGCTCTGGATAGTGGTCTCACTAACTATGCCCTCTgcaatttctgctgaaaatttaGGAGAATAGCTCACAGCATTATTATTTCAGAGATCACCACAACTGGACTGTATTGTACCATTGCTTTTCCCTAACACCATTTCAACACTGTTTTGAGAGTTCATAGGGGACGTCACTCGCTACCTTTCTCTAACTGTTCTGCAACATCATAATACTTACTAGATTCTGAAGTGGTGACAGAGTTGTACCTGCTGGGGCTCTCTGGTACAGAAACCATGAGGCTAGCACTCCTTGGTCAAGCAGTCCAAGCAGACCTTTATGTCAGGCCATGGGTTTAGCTGTATGTTACATAATGTACGTTATAATAATGTACGTTACAGCTGAATGGGAGAATATTTTTTGAGCAGATGTGCAGGTTGGCCCTCATTTGCATCTTACAGCAGCAAACAACCCTTAGGAACTGGCTGCTCCTTTCCTTCAGCTATTAAGAGCTGTCTGACTGTTGACTGAGCTTCAttaagttatttatttattttattttctcttaaatgcAGTCTCATGTGTAACTGCATGCTGTCTCTTTCTGTGGTGAACTGCATATTTTTTGcggaataaaatgaaagaatatatttctgttttctgagcagCTATTTAGGCTGGCTAGTCCTCTGGCCTAATACACTAGTTGACTGAGAAAATGGGGATAAACCTTTCCCCCAAATTCACTACTTCAGTGCTTCTATTCTGTGCTTGCATGCAGGTGGAAGCTTGTAAAATATCTCTTCAGAAAGTGAAGATCAGTATACATagttatattattttttactcACTGAAGCACACTTCtcaatataaattataaaacatACTAATCAGAACATGATTATGGTCATGCTAAATGCACAAAACCACCAGGGATATTAACTTTACTTCTTGAGCAGAGACACCATGTACTCACTAAGGACAATCTCTGAATTGGAGTAAGAACTTACACATCACAGTGGGCAGCTGTTAACACCCAGTTTTCCTTGATCAAAGCTCCTCCACAAATAGGTTTTCCATATTTTCCAACGATTAAGGCCATAAATGGTCTCGAGTGTGGTGCTATTTCATATCCTCCAATGATATCC
The Falco rusticolus isolate bFalRus1 chromosome Z, bFalRus1.pri, whole genome shotgun sequence DNA segment above includes these coding regions:
- the GZMA gene encoding granzyme A — its product is MAAFLTLTASAAVILLVIRGGFCVDIIGGYEIAPHSRPFMALIVGKYGKPICGGALIKENWVLTAAHCDVKGGKVILGAHSLKAKEKERQIFQIAKQIPYPCYSSSHKENDLMLLQLQKRARLNKAVKVIPLPTSGDDPKPGTTCTVAGWGQTHNHQKKFSNTLREVNITVINRQICNDNNHYKNNPVITDNMICAGSKNGGKDSCFGDSGGPLRCDNVMRGITSFGKKGKCGSVDGPGVYTRLTNQYLHWIRKTIRGA